A stretch of Maridesulfovibrio zosterae DSM 11974 DNA encodes these proteins:
- a CDS encoding VOC family protein, with protein MTIVKGQRFQKVIASIPNIDEVQPISSKFKKSKNQNLLHTKPEYETIYMQISNIDHIVLTVKNIEKSVQFYGTVLDMTIEYFAEGRVSAKFGNQKINFHELGEEFEPKAQQPTSGSADLCFLTEAKIENAIEFVKTKGVEIIEGPVERTGATGKLVSFYFRDPDNNLIEISNLKNRSSFEAKTPASPNNDATI; from the coding sequence TTGACAATAGTAAAGGGCCAAAGATTTCAAAAAGTAATAGCATCTATACCTAATATAGATGAGGTGCAGCCTATCTCAAGCAAATTCAAAAAATCTAAAAATCAAAATCTGCTTCATACAAAACCTGAGTATGAAACTATTTATATGCAAATATCAAACATAGATCACATCGTTTTAACAGTAAAAAACATTGAAAAGTCTGTTCAATTCTATGGTACAGTACTTGATATGACTATTGAATATTTTGCAGAAGGTAGAGTTTCTGCTAAATTTGGAAATCAAAAAATTAATTTTCATGAGCTCGGTGAAGAATTTGAACCAAAAGCTCAGCAACCAACTTCAGGCTCAGCAGACTTATGCTTCCTAACAGAAGCTAAAATTGAAAATGCTATAGAATTTGTAAAAACAAAGGGTGTAGAAATAATTGAAGGTCCAGTTGAAAGGACTGGTGCTACAGGTAAACTTGTCTCATTTTATTTCAGAGATCCTGACAACAACTTAATTGAGATCTCCAACTTAAAAAATAGATCTTCCTTTGAAGCAAAAACTCCAGCGTCCCCCAATAATGATGCGACAATATGA
- a CDS encoding ATP-binding protein, with product MIKKKRRIYDARVYLKYFFLFSFCFLISISYTQVSADSSYKQPLQVDGIAIQPIKDRIQLSEAEKIWLEKNKHVRVRVGDWPPFMITGNNVSGIAIDYLSLISKIHGIEFSYITQKDISWPDALQAIRDRNGVDMVPAIQPTADRSKYMIFSVPYQTLPWVIVTRSNADFVGGLKDIQTKKICVQEQFILQKEIEKDYPDLNLKVIKTSTPTLDSLKEVATGRSYATINALPVVVYFIQHYGLSNLKVAAPAKFTDLQLTMGIRNDWPELASIISKTVKAMSQKDITAIQNTWLSVQYDQGFNPQKVRRWMHLGAIVFLIIVVLFIIVNRTLKRQVEQRTKDLQSELEKRKIIQQHLKNSEERYDMALRAVSDGLWDWDLKTNDVYFSPRYFEMLGYGPHEFPYILDTWTKLLHPDDKERVIKLVTAYLENFSKQNKKTIYSVEFRMKTSNGEWKWILARGNVPIVDEKGSPIRLIGTHIDITERKKTEEIMVQTEKMMSVGGLAAGMAHEINNPLSGILGAVQNIQNRIFKDHEKNLSAARECGADIAQIRKYVDIRGITPMLENIQTAGFRAAAIVHNMLQFSRKSNQNFELHDLAILLDKTLELAASDYNLKRDYDFRKIKIKREYDPKVRKIFCIGNEIQQVFLNLLKNGAEAMAEKNSEKKECQFILRVKNIKDEVIVEIEDNGPGMNEETKKRAFDPFYTTKSVGKGTGLGLSVSYFIITEEHNGSMEVESTIGEKTLFIIRFPADSSCQ from the coding sequence ATGATTAAAAAAAAGCGTCGAATTTATGATGCCAGGGTTTATTTAAAATATTTCTTCTTATTTTCATTTTGTTTTTTAATTTCAATATCATATACTCAAGTATCCGCAGATTCGTCTTATAAGCAGCCTCTTCAAGTGGATGGCATAGCTATTCAGCCTATCAAGGACAGAATCCAACTCTCTGAAGCTGAGAAAATCTGGCTAGAAAAAAATAAACATGTACGCGTTCGTGTAGGAGACTGGCCTCCTTTTATGATTACTGGAAACAATGTATCAGGAATTGCCATAGACTACCTCAGCCTTATATCGAAAATACATGGCATAGAATTCAGCTATATAACTCAAAAGGATATTTCATGGCCTGATGCTTTACAAGCTATTCGGGATAGAAATGGCGTGGACATGGTTCCGGCTATTCAGCCTACAGCTGATCGCAGTAAATACATGATTTTCAGCGTACCATATCAGACATTACCCTGGGTAATTGTTACACGAAGCAATGCTGATTTTGTGGGTGGACTAAAAGATATACAGACAAAAAAGATTTGTGTGCAGGAACAATTCATCCTGCAAAAGGAAATTGAAAAAGATTACCCGGACTTAAATCTTAAAGTAATAAAGACCAGCACTCCGACACTGGATTCTCTCAAAGAAGTAGCTACAGGAAGATCATACGCAACCATCAACGCTCTTCCTGTCGTTGTCTACTTTATCCAACACTATGGACTCTCAAATCTTAAAGTAGCAGCCCCTGCAAAATTCACAGACCTTCAGTTGACTATGGGCATTCGTAATGATTGGCCAGAACTTGCATCAATCATTTCAAAAACAGTTAAGGCTATGTCTCAAAAGGATATTACTGCGATACAAAATACATGGCTTTCAGTTCAATATGACCAAGGTTTCAACCCCCAAAAAGTCAGACGCTGGATGCATCTTGGAGCGATAGTATTTCTGATAATTGTTGTACTGTTCATCATAGTCAACCGGACATTGAAAAGACAGGTTGAGCAACGCACTAAAGATCTGCAAAGTGAGCTTGAGAAGCGAAAAATAATTCAGCAGCATCTTAAAAATAGCGAAGAACGTTATGATATGGCTTTGCGAGCTGTCAGCGATGGACTTTGGGATTGGGATCTAAAAACAAACGATGTTTACTTTAGCCCAAGATATTTTGAAATGTTGGGATATGGACCCCATGAATTCCCCTATATATTAGATACATGGACTAAACTTTTACATCCGGATGATAAAGAAAGAGTAATAAAGCTTGTGACAGCATATTTAGAAAATTTTTCTAAACAAAATAAAAAAACAATATATTCCGTTGAGTTTAGAATGAAGACAAGCAACGGGGAATGGAAGTGGATTTTAGCCAGGGGCAATGTTCCAATTGTTGATGAAAAAGGTTCTCCTATAAGACTAATCGGTACCCACATTGATATTACCGAACGCAAAAAGACTGAAGAAATAATGGTCCAGACAGAAAAAATGATGTCAGTAGGAGGCTTAGCGGCTGGGATGGCACATGAAATTAACAATCCTCTCTCGGGTATACTGGGTGCTGTTCAAAATATTCAAAATCGTATTTTTAAAGACCATGAGAAAAATCTATCTGCAGCAAGAGAATGTGGCGCAGACATCGCACAAATAAGAAAATACGTTGATATACGTGGTATAACTCCAATGCTTGAAAATATTCAAACCGCAGGTTTCCGTGCCGCAGCGATAGTTCACAACATGCTCCAGTTCAGTCGAAAAAGTAACCAGAATTTTGAGCTTCATGATCTTGCAATACTTTTAGATAAAACTTTGGAGCTGGCTGCTAGTGATTATAATTTAAAGAGAGATTACGATTTTAGAAAAATTAAAATCAAGCGAGAATATGATCCAAAAGTGAGAAAAATCTTCTGTATTGGAAATGAAATACAGCAGGTCTTTTTGAACCTATTGAAAAATGGTGCAGAAGCAATGGCCGAGAAGAACTCTGAAAAAAAGGAATGCCAATTTATACTTAGAGTTAAAAATATAAAGGATGAAGTGATCGTTGAGATAGAAGATAACGGCCCAGGAATGAATGAAGAAACCAAAAAAAGAGCCTTTGACCCGTTTTATACGACAAAAAGCGTTGGTAAAGGAACAGGACTGGGCCTGTCTGTTTCATATTTTATTATCACCGAAGAGCATAATGGTAGTATGGAAGTTGAGTCAACGATAGGTGAAAAGACGCTATTTATCATCAGATTTCCTGCTGATAGTTCATGCCAATAA